From Burkholderia savannae, a single genomic window includes:
- a CDS encoding DUF7249 family protein — translation MTKYNGHKNWNHWNVSLWINNDEGLYRMARFWVVRNRRNGGKEKAARDMLDELHGMSNTHTPDGAPYSVSSIRAAMVGM, via the coding sequence ATGACGAAGTACAACGGACATAAGAACTGGAATCACTGGAACGTCAGTCTGTGGATTAACAACGATGAAGGCTTGTATCGCATGGCGCGATTCTGGGTGGTGCGTAATCGTCGCAACGGCGGCAAAGAGAAAGCCGCCCGCGACATGCTCGATGAACTGCACGGCATGAGCAACACGCACACGCCTGACGGCGCACCGTACAGCGTCAGCAGCATCCGCGCCGCAATGGTTGGCATGTAA
- a CDS encoding phage holin family protein, whose amino-acid sequence MDGQFSFRQFLAVLVGMGFVIGLGKLLASNEKFTWRLAIGRAIVSSGLAVAAGALLAFIPGMSQMAVIGLAAASSVLGEQFLEKLIHLRAGGSGN is encoded by the coding sequence ATGGACGGCCAGTTCTCCTTCCGTCAGTTCCTCGCGGTCCTAGTCGGCATGGGCTTTGTTATTGGCCTGGGGAAGCTCCTCGCTTCCAATGAGAAGTTCACCTGGAGGCTCGCCATCGGGCGAGCCATCGTCAGCTCGGGTCTCGCCGTCGCGGCGGGTGCCCTGCTGGCATTCATCCCTGGCATGAGCCAGATGGCCGTCATCGGCCTGGCGGCGGCGTCCTCAGTCCTCGGTGAGCAGTTCCTGGAGAAGCTCATCCACCTCCGCGCTGGAGGCTCTGGCAATTGA
- a CDS encoding LexA family transcriptional regulator — protein MTDAELAATFLERLYSAIGHENLYSWGRAAGISDGLLQTIKRGSIPKAEGLLAISEATGRSIDWLLGRAELANGSLVSAEQAGANAASSEFVYVPRYDVKASAGTGFWLGDEAKAKFTMAFRRHWVEHYLHADPKDLSVLRIHGDSMYPVLHEGDNILINHAQTAPQDGIYVLRLDGQMLVKRLQWVGAATVRVISANPDYPPYEVALSSPEDQREFCIVGRVVWYGRQL, from the coding sequence ATGACGGACGCGGAATTGGCCGCTACGTTCCTTGAGCGTCTGTACAGCGCGATAGGTCACGAGAACTTGTACAGTTGGGGGCGGGCCGCTGGCATCTCGGACGGCCTGTTGCAGACCATCAAGCGCGGGAGCATCCCGAAAGCTGAGGGCTTGCTCGCGATCAGCGAGGCGACCGGGCGCTCAATCGATTGGTTGCTTGGGCGAGCCGAGTTAGCAAATGGTAGCTTGGTGTCCGCCGAGCAAGCTGGCGCGAACGCTGCGAGTAGCGAGTTCGTCTACGTGCCCCGCTACGATGTCAAGGCGTCGGCCGGTACAGGCTTTTGGCTTGGCGATGAGGCGAAGGCGAAGTTCACGATGGCCTTCCGCCGACACTGGGTCGAGCACTACCTGCATGCCGACCCCAAGGACCTTAGCGTCCTACGGATTCACGGAGACTCGATGTATCCGGTGCTGCATGAGGGCGACAACATCCTCATCAACCATGCGCAGACCGCGCCGCAGGATGGCATCTACGTGCTCAGGCTTGATGGGCAGATGCTGGTCAAGCGGCTTCAGTGGGTCGGAGCCGCTACCGTGCGTGTGATCTCGGCCAACCCGGATTACCCGCCTTACGAAGTGGCGCTTAGTAGCCCAGAGGATCAGCGGGAGTTCTGCATTGTGGGGCGCGTGGTTTGGTACGGGCGGCAGCTCTGA
- the terL gene encoding phage terminase large subunit: MPTPAQMDIAYFLQFGWAGYGIDQDGNYFEWYGQEEIEPDRTGCVRMGDADNMFREDIIEAFRGIGKSYVTSGFVLWRLYRDPFREKILVISASGNKAKEFVSMTKMILLNMDILAHLRPREDQRDTAISFDVNGASISQSPSVRSVGITGQITGSRATLIVADDIEVVDNSRTEDARERLLHKTNEFAAIKVTGGADVIYLGTPQTEESIYTKLIREMGATGWILPARYPLPDKRESYVFKREGMADLDCLAPRARRVDLDAALQWKPTDPERFNEVELQAREAKGRSYFALQFQLDTSLSDAERYPLKQSDLIVMACNPFKAPQIVQWGHDNNGRNKRVDIKNVGFTGDQWLAPLFVDSEWREYEQSLLFVDPSGRGKDETAWAIVKTLNGMLYAVASGGVSGDPGTAMAEIAMAAKTHKVNEIVVEPNYAGAVWINAFEPVMAKVWPAEKPGDTAGCTVREAEWSRTQKEVRIIETLEPVMATHRLVVDERVASDAVLMYQLTHVTRERNCLQHDDRLDALAGAVAELVATLRIDTDQAAREMKEAEEEALLEDFIEGCLRNAAGDYALRTFEGEPVYQHDHFAHL; encoded by the coding sequence ATGCCGACCCCGGCTCAGATGGACATCGCCTACTTCCTCCAGTTCGGTTGGGCAGGCTATGGCATCGACCAGGATGGCAACTACTTCGAGTGGTACGGCCAGGAGGAGATTGAACCTGACCGCACAGGCTGCGTTCGAATGGGCGACGCGGACAACATGTTCCGCGAAGACATCATCGAAGCGTTTCGAGGTATCGGGAAGTCCTACGTGACTTCCGGGTTCGTCCTGTGGCGGCTCTACCGCGACCCGTTCCGCGAGAAGATTCTGGTCATCTCGGCCTCTGGCAACAAGGCCAAAGAGTTCGTCTCGATGACGAAGATGATCCTATTGAACATGGACATCTTGGCGCATCTGCGCCCACGGGAAGACCAGCGCGATACCGCGATTTCCTTCGATGTCAACGGGGCCTCGATCTCCCAGTCGCCTTCCGTGCGAAGCGTCGGTATCACCGGCCAGATCACCGGCTCGCGTGCGACGCTCATCGTTGCGGACGACATCGAGGTCGTGGACAACTCCCGGACTGAAGACGCCCGTGAGCGACTCCTACACAAGACCAACGAGTTCGCGGCGATCAAGGTGACGGGCGGGGCAGACGTGATCTACCTCGGGACGCCTCAGACGGAGGAGTCCATCTACACGAAGCTGATTCGCGAGATGGGCGCTACCGGCTGGATTCTTCCGGCGCGGTATCCGCTCCCCGACAAGCGCGAGTCCTACGTGTTCAAGCGCGAGGGCATGGCCGACCTGGACTGTCTCGCGCCCCGTGCGCGACGCGTAGACCTCGACGCTGCTCTCCAGTGGAAGCCCACGGACCCTGAGCGATTCAACGAGGTGGAACTCCAGGCGCGTGAGGCCAAGGGCCGCTCGTACTTCGCACTCCAGTTCCAGCTGGACACGTCACTGTCCGACGCGGAGCGTTACCCGCTGAAGCAGAGCGACCTGATCGTGATGGCCTGCAACCCGTTCAAGGCCCCCCAGATTGTCCAGTGGGGGCACGACAACAACGGGCGCAACAAACGTGTCGACATCAAGAACGTCGGCTTCACGGGTGATCAATGGCTGGCCCCGCTGTTCGTGGATAGCGAGTGGCGTGAGTACGAGCAGTCCTTGCTGTTCGTTGACCCCTCGGGGCGCGGCAAGGACGAGACTGCCTGGGCCATCGTGAAGACGCTCAACGGCATGCTGTACGCCGTGGCGAGCGGTGGCGTCTCGGGTGATCCTGGGACGGCGATGGCTGAGATCGCGATGGCGGCGAAGACCCACAAGGTCAACGAGATCGTTGTCGAGCCGAACTATGCTGGCGCAGTCTGGATCAACGCGTTCGAGCCAGTAATGGCGAAGGTGTGGCCCGCAGAGAAGCCAGGCGACACCGCAGGCTGCACCGTGCGGGAAGCTGAGTGGAGCCGCACCCAGAAGGAAGTCCGCATCATCGAGACGCTCGAACCGGTCATGGCTACGCACCGCCTGGTCGTGGATGAGCGCGTGGCGTCGGATGCAGTCCTGATGTACCAACTGACGCACGTAACCCGCGAGCGGAACTGTCTGCAACACGATGACCGCCTGGACGCACTGGCGGGCGCGGTGGCCGAGTTGGTCGCTACGCTACGCATCGACACGGACCAAGCTGCACGTGAGATGAAGGAGGCCGAGGAGGAGGCACTCCTGGAAGACTTCATCGAAGGGTGCCTGCGGAATGCGGCAGGGGACTACGCGCTGCGGACGTTCGAAGGCGAACCCGTCTACCAGCACGATCACTTCGCCCACCTGTAA
- a CDS encoding tail fiber domain-containing protein, translating into MPWYSTGTVAVTNGSTAVTADGSKFIGNVKPGDIFAVLNDGHIYEIDQIVSATQLTLKRPYAGENGTGLGYDIIPSATFLKSLAAQVADLIALYNAVPQGVADSAASAEAAAKSATASANSATAAASGKDAAAASATASATSASAAALSESHASTSEANAAASKGAAATSAANAKTAEVNAADSASAAKAAETNAKASEGVASASQAAAAAAAANAKTSETNAAASQSAAATAASNAKASETNAAASKNAAATSASNAKTSETNAAALANSIGNAEANAKASADAAAKSATDAAASAAVASGAMTDALTKANNLSDVADKAAARSNLDVPANADLTAVSNSKVSKSGAVMTGGLASPFFQLSQGHADSDTTKSMIYNDTGTRNVVVRTGPSTSYQYYVFDVDGTLKLPRRPLWNYTPWDTGNFDPNSKLNRGGDTMAGRLSLSGSNWQADLGLRSGSNDNTWTYLRARQSGGIDIINNAYNMITWALDDWGNMFTRGMHVMQPNGNLFCQYRNAWMSDILNDLYNRDDSKIDWGNANARWNNSWQVADHLFEARWDGGAGNVNMFIDHTFVAYVARNVSDMRLKTNIAPTQEDSLGKVNALAFKQFDWRRDGKRQSLGLIAQQAKTVDESFVYRPPGDTLDPTTSPLTLDTNALLLTALHAIQQLSAEVSTLKAQLAPAA; encoded by the coding sequence ATGCCGTGGTATTCGACCGGAACCGTTGCAGTCACGAACGGCTCCACTGCCGTCACCGCTGACGGCTCCAAGTTCATCGGTAACGTCAAGCCCGGTGACATCTTTGCGGTCTTGAATGATGGGCACATCTACGAGATCGATCAGATCGTCTCAGCGACGCAACTGACTCTCAAGCGCCCCTACGCGGGCGAAAATGGCACGGGCCTTGGCTACGACATCATCCCGTCCGCAACTTTCTTGAAGTCCCTTGCGGCCCAGGTGGCAGACCTTATCGCTCTGTACAACGCCGTGCCGCAGGGCGTCGCGGACTCCGCGGCCTCTGCTGAGGCGGCTGCAAAATCGGCGACGGCCTCGGCCAACTCCGCGACGGCGGCAGCTTCCGGCAAGGACGCGGCAGCGGCAAGCGCCACTGCTTCGGCCACCTCGGCCTCGGCTGCTGCATTGTCGGAGTCTCACGCAAGTACGTCGGAGGCAAACGCGGCGGCGTCCAAGGGCGCGGCGGCCACGTCGGCCGCCAATGCCAAGACGGCAGAGGTCAATGCAGCCGACTCGGCATCTGCGGCGAAGGCCGCAGAGACTAACGCGAAGGCATCCGAGGGTGTCGCGAGCGCCTCGCAGGCAGCGGCGGCGGCGGCAGCGGCCAATGCGAAGACTTCGGAGACCAATGCTGCGGCCTCGCAATCAGCGGCGGCAACGGCAGCGTCCAACGCGAAGGCTTCGGAGACCAATGCAGCGGCGTCCAAGAATGCTGCGGCTACGTCGGCGTCCAACGCGAAGACCTCGGAGACCAACGCTGCGGCCTTGGCCAACAGCATCGGGAACGCTGAGGCCAACGCGAAGGCGTCCGCTGACGCTGCGGCTAAGTCCGCGACGGACGCTGCTGCGAGCGCGGCGGTCGCCTCCGGGGCAATGACCGATGCGCTGACCAAGGCCAATAATCTGTCGGACGTGGCGGACAAGGCGGCGGCCCGGTCGAACCTTGATGTGCCGGCCAATGCTGATCTGACTGCTGTCAGCAATAGCAAGGTAAGCAAGAGTGGCGCTGTAATGACTGGCGGGTTGGCATCTCCGTTTTTCCAGTTGAGTCAAGGGCATGCGGATAGCGACACTACGAAGTCGATGATCTACAACGACACGGGTACGCGGAATGTCGTGGTTCGGACCGGCCCGAGCACGTCGTACCAGTACTACGTCTTCGACGTGGACGGAACACTCAAGCTCCCGCGTAGGCCGCTCTGGAATTACACGCCGTGGGACACCGGCAACTTCGATCCGAACTCCAAGTTGAATCGCGGCGGCGACACGATGGCGGGGCGGCTTAGTCTGTCCGGCTCCAATTGGCAGGCGGACCTTGGACTTCGTTCCGGCAGCAACGACAACACTTGGACGTATCTCCGCGCACGCCAAAGCGGCGGCATCGACATCATCAATAACGCCTACAACATGATTACGTGGGCTCTGGATGACTGGGGCAACATGTTCACGCGCGGGATGCATGTGATGCAGCCGAACGGGAATTTGTTCTGCCAATATCGAAACGCGTGGATGAGCGACATCCTCAACGACCTGTACAACCGCGACGACTCGAAGATTGATTGGGGTAACGCCAACGCCCGCTGGAACAATTCGTGGCAAGTAGCGGACCACCTCTTTGAGGCCCGATGGGACGGCGGGGCGGGGAACGTCAACATGTTCATCGACCATACGTTCGTTGCTTACGTCGCGCGTAACGTGTCGGATATGCGTTTGAAGACGAACATTGCGCCCACCCAGGAAGACTCCCTCGGCAAGGTGAACGCCCTCGCGTTCAAACAATTCGACTGGCGGCGCGACGGTAAGCGACAAAGCCTCGGCCTCATTGCGCAGCAGGCGAAGACCGTGGACGAGTCGTTTGTGTATCGCCCCCCCGGTGACACTCTCGACCCGACTACTAGTCCGTTGACGCTGGATACAAACGCCCTCCTGCTAACTGCGCTCCATGCGATACAGCAACTCAGCGCGGAAGTTTCCACCCTCAAGGCGCAATTGGCACCCGCCGCTTAA